In Vicinamibacteria bacterium, the following are encoded in one genomic region:
- a CDS encoding DUF4395 family protein has product MASPIVTNFMKQQGFPAEPPDACNMHFAGLYFQPRIVFPLILVGITLGWLGLHLVGSVIFLVLAAVLSWNAGLPRLNPFELAYNRFRATPRGMPHLDPAPGPRRFAQGMAATLLLGAAIALLVGAPLVSAVLEGLLVVAFAALLFGRFCLGAYVYHLLRGRAAFANATLPWARG; this is encoded by the coding sequence ATGGCTTCACCAATTGTGACGAACTTCATGAAGCAACAGGGGTTCCCGGCGGAGCCGCCGGACGCTTGCAACATGCACTTTGCTGGACTCTACTTCCAGCCTCGAATCGTCTTCCCCCTCATCCTGGTGGGGATCACCCTGGGCTGGCTGGGGCTCCACCTCGTCGGCAGCGTCATCTTCCTCGTCCTAGCCGCGGTACTCTCGTGGAACGCGGGCCTGCCCCGGCTCAACCCCTTCGAGCTGGCCTACAACCGCTTCCGGGCTACGCCCCGCGGCATGCCCCACCTGGATCCTGCTCCCGGCCCCCGACGTTTCGCCCAAGGCATGGCCGCGACTCTTTTGCTGGGAGCGGCGATCGCCCTTCTGGTGGGAGCGCCGCTGGTCTCGGCGGTGTTGGAGGGGTTGCTGGTTGTGGCCTTCGCGGCGCTTCTCTTCGGCCGGTTCTGCCTCGGGGCCTACGTCTACCATCTCCTGCGGGGTCGCGCGGCTTTCGCCAATGCCACGCTCCCCTGGGCTCGAGGGTGA
- a CDS encoding SDR family NAD(P)-dependent oxidoreductase — MPGPDQNSKGGPRTKPDAIPPVALVTGAGGAIGRAITAALRARGTQVIATDLAPPARLPTGSAPGPMPRALKLDVTSAADVRRVFARVLKEYGRLDLLVNNAGAVSLAPFVELTERQWDEAFAVNTRGVFLCARAAARHMIARGSGGRIVNVSSIAARVGFRFQAHYCAAKAAVLGLTKALALELAPHHITVNAICPGAVDTPMLEQALRESSVLAGLSAADYRRMVLSSIPLGRLQTPEDVGSLVAFLASPGASNMTGEAINLDGGIVRD; from the coding sequence ATGCCTGGGCCTGATCAAAACAGCAAGGGAGGACCGAGAACAAAACCCGATGCTATCCCCCCGGTCGCCTTGGTCACCGGTGCCGGGGGGGCCATCGGACGCGCGATCACGGCTGCCCTGCGCGCCCGGGGCACGCAGGTGATCGCCACCGACCTGGCGCCGCCGGCCAGATTACCCACCGGGAGCGCGCCCGGACCGATGCCCCGAGCCTTGAAGCTCGACGTCACATCGGCGGCCGACGTGCGACGTGTGTTCGCGCGTGTCCTGAAGGAGTACGGCCGTCTCGACCTACTCGTGAACAACGCGGGGGCCGTCAGCCTCGCCCCCTTTGTCGAGCTGACGGAGCGGCAATGGGACGAAGCCTTCGCCGTAAACACCCGCGGTGTCTTCCTCTGCGCCCGGGCGGCAGCGCGCCACATGATCGCCCGGGGAAGCGGCGGGCGGATCGTCAACGTGAGCTCGATCGCCGCGCGAGTGGGCTTCCGTTTCCAGGCCCACTATTGCGCGGCCAAGGCAGCGGTGCTCGGCCTCACCAAGGCTCTCGCCCTAGAGCTCGCCCCCCACCACATCACCGTCAACGCTATCTGTCCCGGGGCCGTAGACACTCCCATGCTGGAGCAGGCCCTTAGGGAATCAAGCGTCCTGGCGGGACTGAGCGCGGCCGACTACCGGCGAATGGTCCTCTCCTCGATTCCCCTCGGCCGGCTCCAGACGCCCGAGGATGTGGGGAGCCTTGTCGCTTTCCTGGCCTCACCCGGCGCGTCCAACATGACCGGTGAAGCGATCAACCTGGATGGAGGCATCGTCAGGGACTAG
- a CDS encoding MFS transporter, giving the protein MPNSARWRLSVMMFLEYVIWGSWLPLVALYLKDFLHFSGTDIGWIFATQAVASVTAVFVSGQIADRYLSTERFLFVSHVVGGLAMLALPFQKTFWPFFLTMLVHMLVYVPTLSLTNSICFHHLKDSQKEFGRVRLWGTIGWIAASWPFVFILKGKEGAALESALTSIFVVAGGASLALAAFSLLLPPTPPSRDVKKRSAPLEAIRLLAVPSVLVLFFVTFIDALVHQCYFIWTSPLLAAIGVPENLIMPAMSIGQIAEIATMASLGFFLARLGWRRTMVFGILGHVVRFLIYALGRPAWLVVGSNIVHGFCYAFFFASVYIFVDEQFPKDARASAQGLFNFLILGLGPFAGSLLWGTLGDAFRTAAGGVDFSRLFLVPALLGLVAAALLFLGFHPTQPIPTGNTSPVVG; this is encoded by the coding sequence ATGCCCAACAGCGCCCGCTGGCGCCTGAGCGTGATGATGTTTTTGGAGTACGTCATCTGGGGCTCGTGGCTGCCGCTGGTGGCCCTTTACCTGAAGGACTTCTTGCATTTCTCGGGGACCGATATCGGCTGGATCTTCGCGACCCAGGCGGTGGCCTCCGTCACGGCCGTGTTCGTGAGCGGCCAGATCGCGGATCGCTATCTCTCCACCGAGCGGTTCCTCTTCGTCAGCCACGTTGTCGGCGGCCTAGCCATGCTTGCTCTCCCCTTTCAAAAGACCTTCTGGCCGTTCTTCCTCACCATGCTCGTCCATATGCTGGTTTACGTTCCCACGCTCTCCCTCACTAACTCCATCTGTTTCCACCACTTGAAGGACTCCCAGAAGGAATTCGGGCGTGTGCGCCTCTGGGGGACGATCGGCTGGATCGCCGCCAGCTGGCCGTTCGTCTTCATCTTAAAAGGAAAGGAAGGGGCCGCCTTGGAATCGGCCCTCACCAGCATCTTCGTTGTCGCGGGCGGCGCCTCCTTGGCCCTCGCCGCGTTTTCCCTGCTCCTCCCTCCCACTCCCCCGTCGCGCGACGTCAAGAAGAGGAGTGCTCCCCTGGAGGCGATCCGACTCCTGGCTGTCCCGAGCGTTCTCGTGCTCTTCTTTGTCACCTTCATCGACGCGCTGGTCCATCAGTGCTATTTCATTTGGACGAGCCCGCTTCTCGCTGCCATCGGAGTCCCCGAGAACCTCATCATGCCCGCTATGAGCATCGGGCAGATCGCCGAGATCGCCACCATGGCCAGTTTGGGCTTTTTCCTCGCGCGGCTGGGCTGGCGCCGGACCATGGTCTTCGGAATCCTCGGCCACGTTGTCCGCTTCCTCATCTACGCCCTGGGCCGCCCGGCCTGGCTTGTCGTGGGCAGCAACATCGTTCACGGTTTCTGTTATGCCTTCTTCTTCGCGTCGGTCTACATCTTCGTTGATGAGCAGTTCCCCAAGGACGCCCGCGCAAGCGCCCAGGGCCTCTTCAACTTCCTGATCCTGGGCCTGGGGCCCTTCGCCGGGAGCCTGCTTTGGGGGACCCTGGGCGACGCTTTTCGTACGGCTGCCGGTGGGGTCGACTTCTCAAGGCTATTCCTCGTCCCCGCCTTGCTTGGGCTGGTCGCGGCCGCCCTTCTATTCCTCGGGTTCCACCCCACTCAGCCCATCCCGACCGGCAACACCAGCCCCGTTGTGGGCTGA
- a CDS encoding site-2 protease family protein, with translation MPPSKPGAFRLFRLAGIDVFLHWSWFVVALYEVQGGRGHYHSPVWNVLEYLTLFLIVTVHEFGHSLACRQSGGTANQVLLWPLGGLAYVNPPQRPGATLWSTAAGPLVNVILIPIIVCLALLIRYLGLQIVIPDLGVFVRAVAEMNLVLLIFNLLPVYPLDGGQILRSLLWFALGRARSLTVATLVGFLGVLGLVALAVLGNYPIGVRLWIGIIAAFMALNCWRGFQRARVLARLAALPRREGFACPSCGSAPPIGTFWACAQCHKQFDTFETHAVCPYCGAQFAQTSCADCGIQSPLSGWAAATVPAQRLQT, from the coding sequence ATGCCGCCAAGCAAGCCAGGTGCTTTTCGCTTATTCCGACTGGCCGGCATCGACGTGTTTCTCCACTGGTCCTGGTTCGTGGTCGCGCTCTACGAAGTCCAGGGGGGGAGGGGCCACTACCACTCACCCGTGTGGAACGTGTTGGAGTACCTCACACTGTTTCTGATCGTGACCGTGCACGAATTTGGGCACTCCCTGGCCTGCCGGCAGTCGGGGGGCACCGCCAATCAAGTCCTGCTTTGGCCCCTTGGAGGACTGGCTTACGTCAACCCGCCGCAGCGCCCGGGCGCCACCCTATGGAGCACCGCGGCGGGGCCGCTCGTCAACGTCATCCTCATCCCTATTATCGTGTGCCTGGCCCTGCTGATCCGATACCTGGGTCTGCAAATAGTGATCCCGGATCTCGGCGTATTTGTCCGGGCTGTCGCGGAGATGAACCTGGTCCTTCTGATCTTCAACCTACTACCGGTCTATCCCCTCGATGGCGGCCAAATCCTCCGCTCCCTGCTCTGGTTCGCCCTTGGACGCGCGCGCAGCCTGACTGTGGCCACCCTTGTCGGCTTCCTGGGAGTGTTGGGGCTCGTAGCTCTCGCTGTCCTGGGCAACTACCCCATAGGGGTAAGGCTCTGGATCGGCATTATCGCGGCCTTCATGGCCCTGAATTGCTGGCGCGGCTTTCAACGTGCCCGCGTCCTCGCTCGATTGGCCGCGCTGCCGCGCCGCGAGGGGTTTGCCTGTCCTTCCTGTGGGAGCGCGCCGCCCATCGGCACGTTCTGGGCGTGCGCCCAGTGTCACAAGCAGTTCGACACCTTCGAAACACACGCGGTCTGTCCATACTGTGGGGCCCAGTTCGCGCAGACCAGCTGTGCCGATTGCGGCATTCAAAGCCCCCTGAGCGGATGGGCCGCGGCGACCGTGCCGGCACAACGATTACAGACTTAG